A window of Nicotiana tabacum cultivar K326 chromosome 24, ASM71507v2, whole genome shotgun sequence contains these coding sequences:
- the LOC107828049 gene encoding plant intracellular Ras-group-related LRR protein 9-like encodes MDPSPSNFPILSYVMAKLPSIGPKRPTADDFDIEQPPPHPPQSQEPHFDLAQRMPHLTDPKVVSAMRLAVAEVAQTRSVLKTLGERPDHEIVDTAKMKLAEIEANLSKHHDDEVVLSPLSPDAKEDESVKAAEKEKEEYKALISLDELHEAYEKMLKEAEEKLQRIYEAAVAGDNVAAAAADEEVTNEKGFGVEQEVNEEVVGILHEALGKGVEKIDLSGRMLRLLPEAFGKIRSLIILNLSNNQLQVIPDSIAGLENLEELHLASNILESLPDSIGLLFSLKILDVSGNKLIAVPDSISHCRSLVELDASFNQLSYLPTNIGYELVNLKRLSVSFNKLRSLPSSIGEMKSLRILDLHFNELHGLPRSIGNLTNLEILNLSSNFNDLTELPDRIGDLTNLKELDLSNNQIHELPDTFGRLDNLTKLNLDQNPLVIPPKEVVNGGAEVVKAFMIKRRLDVLMEEERQNMEEEEEQTLTSLLTRSTSWLSGVVSNVSGTVAEYLGGVRKLDPDHYLNQQL; translated from the exons ATGGATCCAAGCCCTAGCAATTTCCcaattctctcctatgtcatggCTAAGCTCCCCAGCATCGGCCCCAAACGACCCACCGCCGATGACTTTGACATCGAACAGCCGCCGCCGCATCCTCCGCAGTCGCAAGAACCTCATTTCGACCTTGCTCAGCGAATGCCGCATCTCACTGATCCCAAAGTCGTTTCCGCAATGCGACTTGCCGTTGCCGAAGTCGCTCAAACCCGATCCGTGCTCAAAACTCTAGGTGAACGCCCCGATCACGAGATTGTCGATACTGCAAAGATGAAACTCGCAGAAATTGAAGCCAATTTGTCCAAACATCACGACGACGAGGTTGTTTTATCTCCGCTATCACCGGATGCGAAGGAGGATGAGTCCGTAAAGGCAGCGGAGAAGGAGAAAGAGGAGTATAAGGCGTTAATATCATTGGATGAGTTACATGAGGCGTATGAGAAGATGTTGAAGGAAGCAGAGGAGAAGTTGCAGAGGATTTATGAGGCTGCTGTTGCTGGTGATAACGTGGCAGCAGCAGCAGCTGATGAGGAGGTGACAAATGAGAAGGGTTTTGGAGTCGAACAGGAAGTAAATGAGGAAGTGGTTGGGATTTTACATGAGGCGTTGGGGAAAGGTGTAGAGAAGATTGATTTATCTGGTCGGATGTTGAGGTTGTTGCCAGAAGCTTTTGGGAAGATTCGTTCTTTAATCATACTGAATTTGTCAAATAATCAACTTCAG GTAATTCCTGATTCAATTGCTGGTTTGGAAAATCTTGAGGAGCTTCATCTAGCTTCTAATATTTTGGAGTCATTGCCAGATTCCATTGGCTTGTTGTTTAGTTTGAAAATCTTAGATGTCTCTGGAAATAAGCTTATTGCAGTTCCGGATAGCATTTCCCATTGCAG GTCATTGGTGGAGTTGGATGCAAGCTTCAACCAGCTTTCTTACTTGCCAACAAACATTGGGTATGAACTAGTGAATCTGAAAAGGCTTTCAGTTTCCTTCAACAAGCTCCGTTCCCTACCCAGTTCTATTGGTGAGATGAAGTCCCTGCGCATACTAGATTTGCACTTCAATGAACTTCATGGACTTCCACGTTCAATTGGGAACTTGACAAATCTTGAGATCCTCAACCTGAGCAGCAATTTCAATGATCTAACTGAACTTCCTGACAGAATCGGTGACTTGACAAATTTAAAAGAACTTGATCTGAGCAACAACCAGATCCATGAATTGCCTGATACATTTGGCCGGCTTGACAACCTGACTAAGCTTAACTTGGACCAAAACCCTCTTGTGATACCTCCAAAGGAGGTTGTAAATGGAGGGGCTGAAGTTGTAAAAGCTTTTATGATTAAGCGACGGCTCGATGTACTGATGGAAGAAGAGCGACAAAACATGGAGGAAGAGGAGGAACAGACGTTGACCAGTTTACTTACACGAAGTACCTCCTGGTTGAGTGGTGTTGTTTCAAATGTTTCTGGAACTGTTGCAGAGTATTTGGGTGGCGTAAGAAAGTTAGATCCAGACCATTATCTCAACCAGCAGTTGTGA